The following proteins are co-located in the Sphingomonas donggukensis genome:
- a CDS encoding autotransporter assembly complex protein TamA gives MAHAQLAQPGATQGAPSRQPAPATPTSPNPVAPVIGQDTPIVPDAEFEKQMPALSNDINAPLESIEAFDAPPPAPAAGTPAPAVAAQDPELTQPLVPLGSFDVTPVEIAGVDDQKPVEIRYSVKVDGLDAIGLTARFNELSALKDDKDAPNAAVVSARAKEDEQLAIRLMRSLGYYDATASSAIEQLPGNPGRVRATLTALPGTLYTLGSVKVVADATIPPDLPARELALKIGDSIDAERIQAAEANVSLRLPQQGYPFAEVGQRDILLDEQVFKGDYTLPVTVGPRGSFGAIVTKGDSVFAVDHIDVLRRYKEGELYDARKVDDLREALVATSLFSSVAVEPQRTGRTNPDGTEAVDLLVTQNKGPARTLAASAGYGTGQGFRLEGSWTHRNLFPPEGALIVAGVAGTQEQGLSGTFRRSNAGKRDRTFTIIAAANHSNYDAFESFTGTLAAKISYDSTPIWQKRFTYAFGVELTGTNEDRFVPATGLRERGTYFIGALPVQGQWDTSDNLLNPTKGFRFKANVSPEASINSGIRPYARVLLEGTAYYPVASNIVIAGRLRGGSIAGISRDDLAPSRRYYSGGGGSVRGFGYQELGPKSIEANPNFDPTDPDEKDPPTVARPLGGRSVNEAAIEVRYRFGNFGIVPFVDVGQVYDSVLPKGSDLRFGAGIGGRYYTNFGPFRIDVATPIGRRAGESKIALYLGIGQAF, from the coding sequence ATGGCGCATGCGCAACTAGCGCAGCCCGGTGCCACACAGGGCGCGCCGTCTCGTCAGCCGGCACCGGCGACGCCGACCAGCCCGAACCCTGTTGCGCCCGTCATCGGTCAGGATACGCCGATCGTGCCCGACGCCGAATTCGAGAAGCAGATGCCGGCGCTATCGAACGATATCAATGCACCGCTGGAATCGATCGAGGCGTTCGATGCGCCGCCGCCCGCACCCGCAGCCGGCACGCCCGCCCCGGCTGTCGCGGCGCAGGATCCGGAACTGACCCAGCCGCTCGTCCCGCTCGGCAGCTTTGACGTCACGCCGGTCGAGATCGCGGGCGTCGATGACCAGAAACCCGTCGAGATCCGCTATTCGGTTAAGGTCGACGGCCTCGACGCGATCGGCCTGACCGCGCGGTTCAACGAGCTGTCGGCCCTGAAGGACGACAAGGACGCGCCGAACGCCGCGGTCGTCTCTGCGCGGGCCAAGGAGGACGAGCAGCTCGCAATCCGCCTGATGCGCTCGCTCGGCTATTATGACGCCACGGCGTCGTCGGCGATCGAGCAGCTGCCGGGCAACCCCGGTCGCGTCCGCGCGACGCTCACCGCGCTGCCGGGCACGCTCTACACGCTCGGCTCGGTCAAGGTCGTGGCCGACGCTACGATCCCGCCCGATTTGCCCGCGCGCGAACTGGCGCTGAAGATCGGCGATTCGATCGATGCCGAGCGCATCCAGGCGGCGGAAGCGAACGTCAGCCTGCGCCTGCCGCAGCAGGGCTATCCCTTCGCCGAGGTCGGTCAGCGCGACATCCTGCTCGACGAACAGGTGTTCAAGGGCGACTATACCCTGCCGGTGACGGTCGGCCCGCGCGGCAGCTTCGGCGCCATCGTGACGAAGGGCGATTCCGTCTTCGCGGTCGATCACATCGACGTCCTGCGCCGTTACAAGGAAGGCGAGTTGTACGACGCGCGCAAGGTCGACGACCTGCGCGAGGCACTGGTCGCGACCAGCCTGTTCTCCAGCGTCGCGGTCGAGCCGCAGCGCACCGGGCGCACCAATCCGGACGGGACAGAGGCGGTCGACCTGCTGGTGACGCAGAACAAGGGGCCGGCGCGCACACTGGCGGCGTCGGCGGGCTATGGTACGGGCCAGGGCTTCCGGCTGGAGGGCAGCTGGACCCACCGCAACCTGTTCCCGCCTGAAGGCGCGTTGATCGTGGCGGGCGTGGCGGGCACGCAGGAACAGGGGTTGTCGGGCACCTTCCGCCGCTCCAACGCCGGCAAGCGCGACCGCACCTTCACGATCATCGCCGCGGCCAACCACTCGAACTACGACGCGTTCGAAAGCTTCACCGGCACGCTCGCCGCCAAGATTTCCTACGATTCCACGCCGATCTGGCAGAAAAGGTTCACCTATGCGTTCGGCGTCGAGCTGACCGGCACCAACGAGGACCGCTTCGTGCCCGCCACCGGCCTGCGCGAACGGGGCACCTATTTCATCGGCGCGCTGCCGGTGCAGGGCCAGTGGGACACGTCGGACAATCTGCTGAATCCGACCAAGGGCTTCCGATTCAAGGCGAACGTCAGCCCCGAGGCATCGATCAACAGCGGCATCCGACCCTACGCCCGCGTCCTGCTGGAGGGCACGGCCTATTATCCGGTCGCGAGCAACATCGTCATAGCCGGTCGCCTGCGCGGCGGGTCGATCGCGGGCATTTCGCGCGACGACCTGGCACCGTCGCGACGCTATTATTCCGGCGGCGGTGGGTCGGTGCGCGGCTTCGGCTATCAGGAGCTCGGGCCGAAATCGATCGAGGCCAATCCAAACTTCGACCCGACGGATCCCGACGAAAAGGATCCGCCCACGGTCGCACGCCCCTTGGGCGGGCGCAGCGTGAACGAGGCTGCGATCGAGGTGCGCTACCGCTTCGGCAACTTCGGCATCGTGCCGTTCGTCGATGTCGGCCAGGTCTATGACAGCGTGCTGCCGAAGGGTTCGGACCTGCGCTTCGGCGCCGGCATCGGCGGGCGCTACTACACCAATTTCGGGCCGTTCCGCATCGACGTCGCCACCCCGATCGGGCGGCGCGCCGGTGAATCGAAGATCGCACTCTACCTCGGCATCGGGCAGGCATTCTGA
- a CDS encoding MarR family winged helix-turn-helix transcriptional regulator yields the protein MAKHSGLSLDSFLPYRLSVTSNRVSDAIADTYRALFGLRIPEWRLIAVLAESEGLTQQALGARTRMDKVTVSRAAIALADRALIARTPNPADQRSHRLALTPAGRALYAEVAPKALEMEARIFGELGAEDLARFRTVLDRIEQAVADVEQGAAASD from the coding sequence GTGGCGAAGCACAGCGGGCTCAGCCTCGACAGTTTCCTGCCCTACCGCCTGTCGGTGACGTCGAACCGTGTGTCCGATGCCATCGCCGACACCTATCGCGCGCTGTTCGGACTGCGCATCCCCGAATGGCGTCTGATCGCGGTTTTGGCCGAGAGCGAGGGGCTGACCCAGCAGGCGCTAGGTGCGCGGACGCGGATGGACAAGGTGACGGTCAGCCGCGCTGCCATCGCGCTTGCCGACCGCGCGTTGATCGCCCGCACCCCGAACCCCGCAGACCAGCGGTCCCATCGTCTGGCGCTTACCCCGGCGGGGCGAGCGCTCTATGCCGAAGTCGCACCAAAGGCGCTCGAGATGGAGGCGCGGATTTTCGGCGAATTGGGCGCCGAGGATCTCGCCCGGTTTCGCACCGTCCTAGACCGGATCGAGCAGGCGGTGGCCGATGTCGAGCAGGGGGCGGCGGCATCTGATTGA
- a CDS encoding coniferyl aldehyde dehydrogenase → MDLTATLAAQRAAFMDELPVTLATRKDRLKRAVAMIADNANRLCDALSEDFGHRSRDHSMLTDIAASIAPLNHALKHVDAWAKRERRRVTFPLGLLGARAWVDYGPKGVVGVIAPWNFPVNLVMGPLAGILAAGNRAMVKTSEFTPTVAATFEDIAPRYFARDELAFVSGGADVGKAFAALPFDHLIFTGATGIGRHILHAAADNLTPVTLELGGKSPVILGRSADLDRAADRIVMGKMMNAGQICLAPDYLLVPAEQEDRAVAALVASASAMYPRLLDNADYTSVINDRHHQRLSDWIADARDKGGEVVTVNPAGEDFAASNARKLPLTIVRNPTDDMLVMQEEIFGPILPVRRYDGIDDAIAQVNRRDRPLGLYYFGTDAAERSRVLDRTISGGVTLDDVIFHVSMEDLPFGGIGPSGMGAYHGHDGFRTFSHARSVFKQARVDVAKLAGLKPPYGKGTRRTIAQQMKG, encoded by the coding sequence ATGGACCTGACGGCGACACTGGCCGCGCAACGCGCCGCCTTCATGGACGAATTGCCGGTCACGCTCGCGACCCGCAAGGACCGGCTGAAACGCGCCGTCGCGATGATCGCCGACAATGCCAACCGGCTGTGCGACGCGCTGTCGGAGGATTTCGGCCATCGCAGCCGCGACCACTCGATGCTGACCGACATCGCCGCGTCGATCGCGCCGCTCAACCACGCGCTGAAGCACGTCGACGCCTGGGCGAAGCGCGAGCGCCGTCGCGTCACCTTCCCGCTCGGCCTGCTCGGCGCGCGGGCGTGGGTGGATTACGGGCCGAAGGGCGTGGTCGGCGTGATCGCGCCGTGGAATTTCCCGGTCAACCTGGTGATGGGGCCGCTCGCCGGCATCCTCGCCGCCGGCAACCGCGCGATGGTCAAGACCAGCGAGTTCACGCCTACCGTCGCCGCGACGTTCGAGGATATCGCCCCCCGCTATTTCGCGCGCGACGAACTCGCCTTCGTCTCGGGGGGCGCGGACGTGGGCAAGGCGTTTGCGGCGCTGCCCTTCGATCACCTGATCTTCACCGGCGCGACCGGGATCGGGCGCCACATCCTCCACGCCGCCGCGGACAACCTGACGCCGGTGACGCTGGAACTGGGCGGCAAGTCGCCGGTCATCCTCGGTCGCTCGGCCGATCTGGACCGCGCCGCCGACCGCATCGTCATGGGCAAGATGATGAACGCGGGGCAGATCTGCCTCGCGCCCGACTATCTGCTGGTGCCCGCCGAGCAGGAGGATCGCGCCGTCGCCGCGCTCGTCGCGTCCGCCTCGGCGATGTACCCGCGGTTGCTCGACAATGCCGACTACACCTCGGTCATCAACGACCGCCACCATCAGCGGCTGAGCGACTGGATCGCCGACGCCCGCGACAAGGGCGGCGAGGTCGTCACCGTCAACCCCGCGGGCGAGGACTTCGCCGCCAGCAACGCGCGCAAGCTGCCGCTGACGATCGTCCGCAACCCGACCGACGACATGCTGGTGATGCAGGAGGAAATCTTCGGCCCCATCCTGCCCGTGCGCCGCTACGACGGGATCGACGACGCCATCGCCCAGGTGAACCGCCGCGACCGCCCGCTCGGTCTCTATTATTTCGGCACCGACGCCGCAGAGCGCAGCCGCGTGCTTGATCGCACGATCTCGGGCGGGGTGACGCTCGACGACGTGATCTTCCATGTCTCGATGGAAGATTTGCCGTTCGGCGGCATCGGCCCGTCCGGGATGGGGGCGTATCACGGTCACGACGGCTTCCGAACCTTTAGCCATGCCCGCAGCGTGTTCAAACAGGCGCGCGTCGACGTGGCGAAACTGGCCGGACTGAAGCCGCCCTATGGCAAGGGCACGCGCCGCACGATCGCCCAGCAGATGAAGGGTTGA
- a CDS encoding prepilin peptidase, giving the protein MSEVALWPIALGVLGAVFGSFIATLAIRWPQGRSSLSGRSECDGCGRTLTAHELVPLLSFAALRGRCATCGARIAPSHVITETLGALVGIAAGLIAPGIDGVAGAVFGWMLLALGAIDFAAFWLPNPLTLTLAMLGLASGLAGLAPSLTNRAIGGVLGFGSLWLIAAAYKRLRGRIGLGGGDAKLFGAIGLWLGWRGLAPTLLIAALLGLAVAIATRKAMGDRLPLGTLLAAGGFAMWLAYHWPVTGGVRWT; this is encoded by the coding sequence ATGTCTGAGGTCGCGCTTTGGCCGATCGCGCTGGGGGTGCTCGGCGCGGTGTTCGGTAGCTTCATCGCGACGCTGGCGATCCGGTGGCCGCAGGGGCGGTCGTCGCTCAGCGGACGATCGGAGTGCGATGGCTGCGGTAGGACGCTGACAGCGCACGAGCTGGTGCCGCTGCTGAGTTTTGCGGCCCTGCGCGGACGGTGCGCGACGTGCGGCGCGCGGATCGCACCGTCGCACGTCATCACCGAAACCCTCGGCGCGCTCGTGGGCATCGCCGCCGGCCTGATCGCGCCCGGCATCGATGGTGTCGCCGGGGCCGTGTTCGGCTGGATGCTGCTCGCGCTCGGGGCGATCGACTTCGCCGCCTTCTGGCTGCCCAATCCGCTGACCCTCACGCTGGCGATGCTGGGGCTGGCTAGCGGCCTCGCCGGACTCGCCCCGTCGCTCACCAACCGCGCGATCGGCGGCGTCCTCGGCTTCGGCTCGCTCTGGCTGATCGCTGCCGCCTACAAACGCCTGCGTGGTCGCATCGGCCTCGGCGGGGGCGATGCCAAGCTGTTCGGGGCGATCGGGCTGTGGCTCGGATGGCGCGGGCTCGCGCCGACGCTGTTGATCGCCGCGCTGCTGGGCCTCGCCGTCGCCATCGCCACGCGTAAAGCGATGGGCGACCGCCTGCCGCTCGGCACGCTGCTCGCGGCGGGTGGATTTGCGATGTGGCTCGCGTATCATTGGCCGGTGACGGGAGGCGTGCGATGGACCTGA
- a CDS encoding aspartate-semialdehyde dehydrogenase: MGYRVVVAGATGNVGREVLAILADREFPADEIAVLASARSQGEEVDYGETGRKLKVQNIEHFDPAGWDMAIFAIGSEATKAHAPRFAAAGCTVIDNSSLYRMDPDVPLIVPEVNPEAIDGYRAKNIIANPNCSTAQMVVALKPIHDAATITRVVVATYQSVSGAGKAGMDELFEQSRNIFVGDSAEPRKFTKQIAFNVIPHIDVFLDDGSTKEEWKMVVETKKIMGAKIKVVATCVRVPVFVGHSEAITIEMENELSAADAQKILREAPGIMLVDKREDGGYVTPIECVGEYATYVSRVREDPTVENGLALWCVSDNLRKGAALNAVQIAELLGRRHLKKAA; encoded by the coding sequence ATGGGGTATCGGGTGGTGGTCGCGGGCGCGACGGGCAATGTCGGACGCGAGGTGCTGGCGATCCTCGCCGATCGCGAATTTCCCGCCGACGAGATCGCGGTGCTGGCCTCGGCGCGCAGCCAGGGCGAGGAAGTCGATTACGGGGAGACCGGGCGCAAGCTGAAGGTCCAGAACATCGAGCATTTCGATCCTGCCGGCTGGGACATGGCGATCTTCGCGATCGGCAGCGAGGCGACGAAGGCGCACGCCCCGCGCTTCGCCGCGGCGGGCTGCACCGTCATCGACAATTCGTCGCTCTACCGCATGGACCCCGACGTGCCGCTGATCGTGCCGGAGGTGAACCCTGAGGCGATCGACGGCTATCGCGCCAAGAACATCATCGCCAACCCCAATTGCTCGACCGCACAGATGGTCGTGGCGCTCAAACCCATCCACGACGCCGCGACGATCACGCGCGTCGTCGTTGCGACCTACCAGTCGGTCTCGGGCGCGGGGAAGGCGGGGATGGACGAGCTGTTCGAGCAGAGCCGCAACATCTTCGTCGGCGACAGCGCCGAGCCCCGCAAGTTCACCAAGCAGATCGCCTTCAACGTCATCCCGCACATCGACGTTTTCCTCGACGACGGATCGACCAAGGAGGAATGGAAGATGGTCGTCGAGACCAAGAAGATCATGGGCGCGAAGATCAAGGTCGTCGCGACCTGCGTCCGCGTGCCCGTGTTCGTCGGCCATTCCGAGGCGATCACCATCGAAATGGAGAACGAACTTTCCGCCGCCGACGCCCAGAAGATCCTGCGCGAGGCCCCCGGCATCATGCTCGTCGACAAGCGTGAGGACGGCGGATACGTGACCCCGATCGAGTGCGTCGGCGAATACGCCACCTACGTCAGCCGCGTGCGCGAAGACCCAACCGTCGAGAACGGCCTGGCGCTGTGGTGCGTCAGCGACAACCTCCGCAAGGGCGCGGCACTCAACGCCGTGCAGATCGCCGAGCTGCTAGGCCGGCGGCATCTGAAGAAAGCGGCGTGA
- a CDS encoding M28 family peptidase → MARATTIMLAALAAVLIALSFKGTLLTPPPVPAQTAAGAFDANRAQARLERIIGDGAPHPVDSAANDGVRTRILAEMRREGLSPRVTDAVTCNGRATSRAVSCARVRNILADIGPATGPTLLLVAHYDSTPVGPGASDDGVGVASLLEVAHQLRGTTPARGITLLLTDGEEAGLIGARAFLDNDPTARRVTHLVNLESRGVSGPAFMFETSRPNAQPIAAFRAAAARPVANSLSTDFYRLIPNSTDVAVFEGQPWSILNFAIIANETRYHSPGDVPAALDRRSLNHMGTQVLALTRDWAAGRDHAGGGTRIYADVLTRVLIVLPLAVGIGGLALLVVALGVVAWRRGAIGRGLTVPAAAVAVALALGWVGNWIAAAVRTGEYWRGYPHITALAVDAGAVMAAVVMLVAIGRRLEAGQARVGAWLFFVLLGAVACWFAPGAAIYFLIAPAIVLAGMIFGPRVERVAGVVAALWLFVTFAELIAQVELLLVNGPVWATAAVTVLAVLPLLVEARAAGGTLSPRVASIVAAVALVAAWGVVLVTPRSTPYRKARFVVEHIADANAGSARWGLATDGVRLPDSFDRFGTWTSVDVPYSGRRRWVAPAPMTPLPALDAADRQVAAEGTTRRMRFRLQSGGAANVLLQFPADSAIVAIGMAGAPRPITATDASGEYALRCTGCSCEGAIVELVQRGSRPLVVTMTGMYMGLPGAAAPLLAARPANAAAQYTPDARYVIRRVRL, encoded by the coding sequence ATGGCGCGGGCGACGACGATTATGCTGGCGGCGCTGGCGGCGGTCCTGATCGCGCTGTCGTTCAAGGGCACGCTGCTGACCCCGCCGCCGGTGCCTGCGCAGACAGCGGCGGGGGCGTTTGACGCGAACCGGGCACAGGCGCGATTGGAGCGGATCATCGGCGACGGCGCGCCGCACCCGGTCGACAGTGCAGCCAATGACGGCGTGCGTACGCGCATCCTGGCCGAAATGCGCCGCGAGGGATTGAGCCCGCGCGTGACCGATGCGGTCACCTGTAACGGTCGCGCCACCAGCCGCGCGGTCAGTTGCGCGCGGGTGCGTAACATCCTCGCCGACATCGGGCCCGCGACCGGCCCGACATTGCTGCTGGTCGCGCATTACGACAGCACGCCGGTCGGCCCCGGCGCGTCGGATGACGGCGTCGGCGTCGCGTCCCTGCTGGAGGTCGCGCACCAGCTGCGCGGGACGACGCCGGCGCGCGGCATCACTTTGTTGCTGACCGATGGCGAGGAGGCCGGACTGATCGGGGCGCGGGCGTTTCTCGACAACGATCCCACCGCGCGGCGCGTGACGCACCTCGTCAACCTGGAGTCGCGCGGCGTGTCCGGACCCGCGTTCATGTTCGAGACGAGCCGTCCGAATGCACAGCCGATCGCCGCCTTCCGCGCCGCCGCCGCGCGACCGGTGGCCAATTCGCTGAGCACCGATTTCTACCGCCTGATCCCCAATTCGACCGACGTGGCGGTGTTCGAGGGGCAGCCCTGGTCGATCCTGAACTTCGCGATCATCGCCAACGAAACCCGCTACCACAGCCCCGGCGACGTGCCCGCCGCGCTCGACCGGCGCAGCCTGAACCACATGGGCACGCAGGTGCTGGCGCTGACCCGCGACTGGGCGGCGGGGCGCGACCATGCAGGCGGGGGCACGCGCATCTATGCCGACGTGCTGACGCGCGTGCTGATCGTCCTGCCGCTGGCGGTCGGGATCGGCGGGCTCGCGCTGCTGGTCGTTGCGCTGGGCGTGGTCGCGTGGCGGCGCGGGGCGATCGGGCGCGGGCTGACGGTGCCGGCGGCGGCGGTCGCCGTGGCGCTGGCATTGGGGTGGGTCGGCAACTGGATCGCGGCGGCGGTGCGGACCGGCGAATATTGGCGCGGCTATCCGCACATCACCGCGCTGGCGGTCGATGCCGGCGCGGTGATGGCAGCGGTGGTGATGCTGGTTGCGATCGGGCGACGGCTGGAGGCCGGGCAGGCGCGGGTCGGCGCGTGGCTGTTCTTCGTGCTGCTGGGGGCGGTCGCCTGCTGGTTCGCGCCGGGGGCGGCGATCTATTTCCTGATCGCGCCGGCGATCGTGCTGGCCGGCATGATATTCGGCCCGCGGGTCGAGCGGGTCGCAGGCGTCGTCGCGGCGCTGTGGCTGTTCGTGACGTTTGCCGAGCTGATCGCGCAGGTCGAGCTGTTGCTGGTAAACGGGCCGGTCTGGGCGACCGCGGCGGTGACCGTGCTGGCGGTGCTGCCGTTGCTGGTCGAGGCGCGGGCGGCGGGCGGCACGCTGAGTCCGCGCGTCGCGTCCATCGTCGCCGCGGTGGCACTGGTCGCGGCATGGGGCGTCGTGCTGGTCACCCCCCGCTCCACCCCCTATCGCAAGGCGCGCTTCGTGGTCGAGCACATCGCCGACGCCAACGCGGGCTCCGCGCGCTGGGGGCTGGCGACCGATGGCGTGCGCCTGCCGGACAGCTTCGACCGGTTCGGCACATGGACCAGCGTCGACGTTCCCTATTCCGGTCGGCGTCGCTGGGTAGCCCCAGCGCCGATGACGCCCCTGCCCGCGCTCGACGCAGCCGACCGTCAGGTGGCGGCGGAAGGCACGACGCGGCGGATGCGGTTCCGCTTGCAGAGCGGCGGCGCGGCGAACGTGCTGCTCCAGTTTCCGGCAGACTCGGCGATCGTGGCGATCGGCATGGCCGGGGCGCCGCGACCGATCACGGCGACGGACGCGTCCGGGGAATATGCGCTGCGCTGCACCGGTTGCAGTTGTGAGGGCGCAATCGTGGAGTTGGTCCAGCGCGGCAGTCGCCCGCTGGTTGTGACGATGACCGGGATGTACATGGGCCTGCCCGGCGCTGCGGCACCGTTGCTCGCCGCGCGTCCGGCGAATGCGGCGGCGCAGTACACTCCGGATGCGCGGTACGTGATCCGGCGGGTGCGGTTGTAG
- a CDS encoding S9 family peptidase, with product MLRTLLAASAAVAAIAMTAPPVAHAQAQSPAPAQAQDLTLQRIFASPDLAGEQPRGLRLSPDGTLITSLRPRADERDRYDLWAMDTTTGAWRMLVDSKKVGTGAELSEAEKMQRERARIGGQRGIVAYDWTPDGKAILVPLDGDLYLATLDGKTRRLTNTPGGELNPAISPNGGYLSFVRDQNLMTMDLATGTERKVTTDGAGTVHWGEAEFVAQEEMDRSTGYWWSPDERHVAVERFDEAPVGTVVRAAIGANETKVFEQRYPAAGTPNVLVDLYVMRPDGTGSVKVDLGSDRDIYLARVKWAPDGSALYVQRQNRDQTRLDVLKVDPMTGRSTILFTEKSGPKSWVNLSSVFAPMKDGSIVWWSERDGHGHLYRFARGKWTQLTKGAWDVAGINGIDEAAGKLYLNGNKDGVLERHIYALDLKAKGYPLTRLTQAGWWNNASADKTASRFIVSRSSPDQPTQVYLADNTGQRIAWINENRIAPGHPYYPYLASHAQTRFGELKTADGATLYWEMLTPALVPGKKYPVFFEHYGGPHSQTVSRNWGSPLHQYLVDKGYIVFQIDNRGSANRGKAYEDAIWHAMGSIEVKDQLAGANYLKSLDFVDPKRIATYGWSYGGYMTLKMLEANPGVYAAGISGAPVTKWEMYDTHYTERYMGADPKGKDAKAYAASNAIDDAAKIADPLLLIHGMADDNVVLDNSTAFAAKMQATNTPFEMMLYPGKTHSAGRDIHVWTTILNFLDRTVGEKK from the coding sequence ATGCTTCGCACCCTGCTCGCGGCATCCGCCGCCGTCGCCGCTATCGCCATGACAGCACCCCCCGTCGCCCATGCGCAGGCCCAGAGCCCGGCCCCGGCACAGGCCCAGGACCTGACGCTCCAGCGCATCTTCGCCAGCCCCGACCTGGCCGGCGAGCAGCCGCGCGGCCTGCGCCTGTCGCCCGACGGCACGCTCATCACCTCGCTGCGCCCGCGCGCCGACGAGCGCGACCGCTACGACCTGTGGGCGATGGACACGACGACCGGCGCATGGCGGATGCTGGTCGACAGCAAGAAGGTCGGCACCGGCGCCGAATTGTCGGAGGCCGAGAAGATGCAGCGCGAACGCGCCCGCATCGGCGGCCAGCGCGGCATCGTTGCCTATGACTGGACGCCCGATGGCAAGGCGATCCTCGTACCGCTGGACGGCGACCTGTACCTCGCCACCCTCGACGGCAAGACCCGGCGGCTGACCAATACGCCCGGCGGCGAGCTGAACCCAGCGATCAGCCCGAACGGCGGCTATCTGAGCTTCGTGCGCGACCAGAACCTGATGACGATGGATCTCGCGACCGGTACCGAGCGCAAGGTGACGACCGACGGCGCCGGGACGGTCCATTGGGGCGAGGCCGAATTCGTCGCGCAGGAGGAAATGGATCGCTCGACCGGGTACTGGTGGTCGCCCGACGAGCGCCATGTCGCGGTCGAGCGGTTCGACGAGGCGCCGGTCGGCACCGTCGTCCGCGCCGCGATCGGCGCCAACGAGACCAAGGTCTTCGAACAACGCTATCCCGCCGCCGGCACCCCCAATGTGCTGGTCGACCTGTACGTCATGCGTCCCGACGGCACCGGGTCGGTGAAGGTCGACCTCGGCAGCGACCGCGACATCTACCTCGCCCGCGTCAAATGGGCGCCGGACGGCAGCGCGCTGTACGTCCAGCGGCAGAATCGGGATCAGACCCGCCTCGACGTGCTGAAGGTCGATCCCATGACCGGCCGCTCGACGATCCTCTTCACCGAGAAATCGGGCCCGAAGAGCTGGGTGAACCTGTCCAGCGTGTTCGCGCCGATGAAGGACGGCAGCATCGTCTGGTGGTCCGAACGTGACGGCCACGGCCACCTCTATCGCTTCGCGCGCGGCAAGTGGACGCAGCTGACGAAGGGCGCGTGGGACGTCGCCGGGATCAACGGCATCGACGAGGCCGCGGGCAAGCTCTACCTCAATGGCAACAAGGACGGCGTGCTCGAGCGTCACATCTACGCGCTCGACCTGAAGGCGAAGGGCTATCCGCTGACCCGCCTGACGCAGGCCGGCTGGTGGAACAATGCGTCCGCCGACAAGACCGCCAGCCGCTTCATCGTCTCGCGCTCCAGCCCCGACCAGCCGACCCAGGTTTATCTGGCCGACAACACCGGCCAGCGCATCGCGTGGATCAACGAGAACCGGATCGCCCCCGGCCACCCCTATTACCCCTATCTCGCCAGCCACGCGCAGACCCGCTTCGGCGAGTTGAAGACCGCGGACGGCGCGACGCTCTATTGGGAAATGCTGACCCCGGCGCTTGTGCCCGGCAAGAAATACCCGGTATTCTTCGAACATTACGGCGGGCCGCACAGCCAGACCGTCAGCCGCAACTGGGGCAGCCCGCTGCACCAGTATCTGGTCGACAAGGGCTATATCGTCTTCCAGATCGACAACCGCGGCTCCGCCAATCGCGGCAAGGCCTATGAGGATGCGATCTGGCACGCGATGGGCAGCATCGAGGTCAAGGACCAGCTCGCCGGCGCGAATTATCTGAAGTCATTGGATTTCGTCGATCCCAAGCGGATCGCGACTTACGGCTGGTCGTACGGCGGCTACATGACGCTGAAGATGCTGGAGGCGAACCCCGGCGTCTATGCGGCGGGCATCTCGGGCGCGCCGGTGACCAAGTGGGAGATGTACGACACCCACTATACCGAACGCTACATGGGCGCCGATCCGAAGGGCAAGGATGCCAAGGCCTATGCCGCGTCGAACGCGATCGACGACGCCGCGAAGATCGCCGACCCGCTGCTGCTGATCCACGGCATGGCCGACGACAACGTCGTCCTCGACAACTCGACCGCGTTCGCCGCGAAGATGCAGGCGACGAACACCCCGTTCGAGATGATGCTGTACCCCGGCAAGACCCATTCGGCGGGCCGCGACATCCACGTCTGGACGACGATCCTGAACTTCCTCGACCGCACGGTAGGCGAGAAGAAGTAA